From Paenibacillus sp. GP183, one genomic window encodes:
- a CDS encoding DUF4011 domain-containing protein yields MATDLLSKKLHKWKTNLIDLSKRNRLLNFKDNTSSVIQFNPDIDQVFGLLANDKAIKVNSIADIEKFIIKEKRARKKKLGLEQDSDDAFEDVESSAYERLENALSAIRLKAKSSLDEKGVNTLFITFGLLTWKESKDSNIEMKSPLLLLPVTLKRESSDKPYYLEKYDDDLTLNPTLIQKLKLDFGLQIPSFESEEELDITKFIKDFSNYIKDFKEWSVSQDSYLGLFSFSKLVMYKDFEQFSEQIKQHSLVQQLAGLSNEHTQSIETDTISIREHDRTSKSVSSFQVLDADSSQQEAILAANKGQSFIISGPPGTGKSQTISNIIADSLAKGKRVLFVSEKKAALEVVKRRLDSQNLGDFVLELHSNNANKKYVLDELYRTLKLQVSPNPASLPFEPFDKIKMLLNNYVDAVHTAVEPLGFTAQRVHGELAKLDKIDELTFSIEDIKSLDKERLDLIFDLLQRLGQYDHILKNSDNHIWKGTSVDRFTFELQSDIASKFKRLAENLTGVNKILGSVVDLIGTDWSLTPDNIQKNQELSSLFSHVPKVPISWLKNDDALSENSKLYEKASEKFENYHNEKISLTKKYAEEVTQLDLEQQKSALESAVSQLQLILQNPLEYIDSLITSNRLFYEAIKQAQHSIQTLESIRSYTTEMFDIEFEQITLNEVKKIQFILEKVTANLTPTENWFDEESTETLHQILKEGKTQVEEYVADKAKFSQKYDLELLQRDELKGMLDRFMKQYTSIFHIFNKSYRQDQKVFKFYLKSGKKLKFDEMLQDVKLAARLNEKQTWIKQEDENLKRWLGKLYKGEETDWELLQSQIHQVDELCAFIKSNNLAKEKLIGLLLHPNASDIEKTSKYLQELIAAQEQYQASKPELEKAIKTDVIDLNNAFVITLLNDILKKIIVNSDPILNTSNTLRNFAVSPVFTGYKELKEDIFEILNFMGIRRDIENEMAHFSQAFGALFNGYETNWTDVLAALEWTKKLTDILGKHFPEPIVLMVVDEDSQVRGQHREITTGLNQSWQHSYTLLQFFYSVFPIDGTIFENKTFRQTDLSNSIEKLNVWAEESYRLEEWTALKRILIDAKSFGIEEFVEQIKELKDSQKFSITELFLKRFYKLWLDFAYEALPNLANFNIDQHKRLISEFKRLDQSQLTANGARVHGILNNKKSTIINSIAKGSQLTTLNKELAKKRHKAIRKLFSEIPDLLLALKPCIMMSPMSVSQFIDPTILGFDLVIFDEASQLCSEDAIGSIFRGKQIIIAGDKKQLPPTKFFGTSIEEDEEFMDEEDESNDSYESVLDEASIFMKERPLLWHYRSKNESLIAFSNREIYEDELYTFPSSTSGSNEGVSLVYVPEGIYERSTSRRNLIEAKVVASLVFDHIRRSPRRSLGVIAFSEAQQQAIYDQVQALRKASPQFEEFFGEDKSEPFFVKNLENVQGDERDTIFFSVGYGKDSTGVLHYNFGPLNKPGGERRLNVAVTRAKYEIKLVSSILHSDLDDSKLNKRGPQLLKSYLYYAKTGGEFTANTGIQNNGEFDSPLEQDVYEALTSRGVILRKQVGCSSYRIDLAVVDPNNPGSYLLGIECDGAAYHSSKTARDRDRLRQEVLESLGWKIHRIWSQDWFRRKREEIDKILSTLLVHTN; encoded by the coding sequence TTGGCAACAGACCTATTAAGTAAAAAACTGCATAAATGGAAAACCAACTTAATCGATTTATCCAAAAGAAATCGCTTATTGAACTTTAAAGATAATACGTCATCTGTTATCCAGTTTAATCCAGATATTGATCAAGTTTTTGGGTTGCTCGCAAATGATAAAGCGATTAAAGTAAACAGCATCGCCGATATCGAAAAATTTATTATCAAAGAAAAACGCGCAAGAAAGAAGAAACTCGGGTTAGAACAAGACAGTGATGATGCTTTCGAAGATGTTGAATCATCTGCGTATGAAAGGTTAGAAAATGCGCTATCGGCAATTCGCTTAAAGGCAAAGTCATCGCTGGATGAAAAAGGGGTTAATACCCTTTTTATCACGTTTGGTTTACTCACCTGGAAAGAATCAAAAGACAGCAACATTGAAATGAAATCTCCATTGCTATTGCTGCCAGTAACTCTGAAAAGGGAAAGCTCGGACAAGCCTTATTATTTAGAAAAATACGATGATGACTTAACGCTAAACCCAACTTTAATACAAAAATTAAAACTTGATTTCGGATTGCAAATTCCTTCCTTCGAGTCTGAAGAAGAACTTGATATTACAAAATTCATCAAGGATTTTTCAAATTACATTAAGGATTTTAAAGAATGGTCGGTTTCCCAAGATTCTTATCTGGGGCTCTTTTCGTTTAGCAAGCTTGTGATGTATAAAGATTTTGAACAATTTAGCGAGCAAATAAAACAGCATAGCTTGGTTCAGCAACTTGCTGGTCTTTCAAATGAGCATACACAAAGTATTGAAACAGACACAATTTCCATTCGTGAGCATGACAGGACTTCGAAATCCGTATCCTCCTTTCAGGTTTTGGATGCCGACTCCAGCCAGCAAGAAGCCATACTTGCAGCAAACAAAGGACAAAGTTTTATTATCAGTGGTCCTCCAGGAACAGGTAAGAGCCAAACCATCTCTAATATTATTGCCGATAGCCTAGCAAAGGGCAAAAGGGTATTGTTCGTTAGCGAAAAGAAAGCTGCCTTAGAAGTAGTCAAAAGGCGACTCGATAGCCAGAACCTGGGCGATTTTGTTCTTGAGCTCCATAGCAACAACGCAAATAAAAAATACGTCCTGGATGAATTATACCGGACCTTAAAACTACAGGTATCCCCAAATCCAGCAAGCCTTCCATTTGAACCCTTTGATAAAATAAAAATGCTTTTAAATAATTATGTTGACGCTGTTCATACTGCAGTTGAACCTCTCGGTTTTACCGCGCAGCGAGTGCACGGTGAATTAGCAAAGCTCGATAAGATTGATGAGCTCACTTTTTCCATTGAGGATATCAAATCCTTAGACAAAGAAAGATTGGATCTTATTTTTGATCTGCTTCAGCGTCTTGGTCAATATGATCATATCCTCAAAAATAGCGATAATCATATTTGGAAAGGGACATCCGTTGATCGGTTCACTTTTGAGCTTCAAAGCGACATTGCATCTAAGTTCAAACGTTTGGCTGAAAATTTAACCGGTGTGAATAAAATCTTAGGATCAGTTGTGGATTTAATCGGAACAGACTGGTCACTTACACCTGATAACATTCAAAAAAATCAGGAGCTCAGCAGCTTATTTTCGCATGTACCAAAAGTACCTATCAGTTGGCTAAAAAATGATGACGCGTTAAGTGAGAATTCAAAGCTATATGAGAAGGCAAGTGAAAAATTCGAAAACTACCACAATGAAAAAATAAGCCTAACAAAAAAGTATGCAGAAGAGGTTACACAGCTTGATCTGGAGCAACAAAAGTCCGCTCTAGAATCCGCTGTTTCTCAGTTGCAACTTATCTTGCAAAATCCTCTCGAATACATCGATAGTTTAATTACTTCAAACAGATTATTTTATGAAGCCATTAAACAGGCACAGCATTCGATACAAACCTTGGAAAGTATAAGATCATACACAACAGAAATGTTCGATATTGAATTTGAACAGATCACGTTAAATGAAGTGAAAAAGATTCAATTTATACTTGAAAAAGTTACGGCTAACCTAACCCCAACCGAAAATTGGTTTGACGAAGAGTCAACTGAAACACTTCATCAAATCCTAAAAGAAGGCAAGACACAGGTTGAAGAATACGTTGCTGACAAAGCGAAGTTCTCGCAAAAATACGATCTTGAATTGCTGCAGCGAGATGAATTAAAGGGAATGCTTGACCGGTTTATGAAACAGTATACAAGCATTTTCCATATTTTCAACAAATCGTATCGGCAAGACCAAAAGGTATTTAAGTTTTATCTAAAGTCAGGTAAAAAGCTTAAATTCGATGAAATGCTTCAAGATGTTAAACTTGCCGCAAGGCTAAATGAAAAACAAACTTGGATCAAGCAGGAAGATGAGAATTTAAAACGATGGCTTGGCAAGCTGTATAAAGGGGAAGAAACGGACTGGGAGCTGCTACAAAGTCAGATCCATCAAGTGGACGAGCTCTGTGCCTTTATTAAAAGCAATAACCTTGCCAAAGAGAAACTCATCGGGCTTTTATTGCATCCGAATGCAAGTGACATTGAAAAGACTTCAAAATATCTGCAGGAGCTTATCGCCGCACAAGAACAATATCAAGCAAGTAAGCCAGAACTAGAGAAAGCCATTAAGACAGACGTTATTGATTTAAATAATGCCTTCGTCATCACGTTGCTTAATGATATTTTGAAAAAAATTATCGTCAATTCCGACCCAATATTAAACACGAGCAATACTTTGCGAAATTTTGCCGTGAGCCCTGTTTTCACCGGTTACAAGGAGCTTAAAGAAGATATTTTTGAAATTTTAAATTTCATGGGTATCAGGCGTGACATAGAAAATGAAATGGCTCATTTTTCGCAGGCGTTTGGTGCTTTGTTTAATGGCTATGAAACAAATTGGACGGATGTGTTAGCAGCGCTTGAATGGACCAAAAAACTTACAGATATATTAGGTAAACACTTTCCGGAGCCGATCGTTCTGATGGTGGTGGATGAAGATAGCCAGGTGCGTGGTCAACATCGCGAAATTACAACAGGTCTGAATCAAAGCTGGCAACATTCTTATACGCTTCTACAGTTTTTCTATTCTGTTTTTCCGATTGATGGGACCATTTTTGAAAACAAGACATTTCGTCAGACAGATCTAAGCAATAGCATTGAAAAATTAAATGTTTGGGCTGAAGAATCTTATAGGCTTGAGGAATGGACGGCACTCAAGCGCATTTTAATCGATGCAAAATCATTTGGGATTGAGGAGTTTGTCGAACAAATCAAAGAGTTGAAAGATAGCCAAAAATTCAGCATCACCGAGTTGTTCTTAAAACGCTTTTATAAACTGTGGCTGGACTTCGCTTATGAAGCGCTGCCCAACCTCGCTAATTTTAATATCGATCAACATAAACGTTTGATTTCCGAATTTAAGCGTCTGGATCAATCACAGCTCACGGCAAATGGAGCAAGAGTTCACGGCATTTTAAACAATAAAAAGTCAACGATTATAAACTCAATCGCCAAAGGCTCACAATTGACGACTTTAAATAAAGAGCTGGCAAAAAAACGCCATAAAGCTATTCGAAAGCTCTTTAGCGAAATTCCGGATCTGCTTTTAGCGTTAAAGCCTTGTATTATGATGAGTCCTATGTCGGTAAGCCAATTCATCGATCCTACTATTTTAGGATTTGATTTGGTCATTTTTGATGAGGCTTCGCAGCTGTGCTCTGAAGACGCGATTGGATCCATTTTCAGAGGTAAACAAATCATTATCGCCGGCGATAAGAAGCAACTGCCGCCAACCAAGTTTTTTGGCACATCCATTGAAGAAGACGAAGAGTTTATGGATGAAGAGGACGAATCAAATGATTCGTATGAAAGCGTGCTTGATGAAGCATCCATTTTCATGAAGGAAAGACCTCTTTTGTGGCATTACCGGAGCAAAAATGAATCCTTAATCGCATTTTCAAATCGGGAAATTTATGAAGATGAACTGTATACTTTCCCAAGCTCGACAAGCGGAAGTAACGAAGGAGTATCCCTCGTCTATGTACCAGAAGGCATTTACGAGCGCAGCACCAGCCGCAGAAACCTTATCGAAGCTAAAGTTGTCGCAAGTCTTGTGTTCGATCATATTCGCCGGTCGCCGCGGCGAAGCTTAGGAGTTATCGCTTTTAGCGAGGCACAGCAGCAAGCAATTTATGATCAAGTGCAAGCACTGCGAAAAGCTAGTCCTCAGTTTGAAGAGTTTTTTGGCGAAGACAAAAGCGAGCCGTTTTTTGTCAAAAACCTTGAAAATGTACAAGGTGATGAACGGGACACGATTTTCTTTAGTGTCGGATACGGCAAAGACAGCACTGGGGTATTGCATTATAACTTTGGTCCGCTAAATAAACCCGGTGGGGAGCGCCGTTTAAATGTCGCCGTCACGAGAGCGAAGTATGAAATTAAATTGGTTTCCAGTATCCTGCATTCGGATCTTGATGACAGTAAACTAAATAAACGTGGACCACAGCTATTGAAATCCTATCTGTACTACGCCAAAACCGGAGGCGAATTTACCGCAAATACGGGTATACAAAATAATGGTGAATTTGATTCACCACTTGAGCAGGATGTATACGAAGCTCTCACTTCCAGAGGAGTAATCTTGCGAAAACAGGTCGGATGTTCTTCATATCGAATTGATCTTGCAGTCGTTGACCCCAATAATCCTGGTAGTTATCTTCTCGGGATTGAATGCGATGGCGCAGCTTACCACTCATCCAAAACTGCGCGTGACCGAGATCGATTAAGACAGGAAGTCCTAGAATCACTCGGTTGGAAAATCCATAGAATCTGGTCTCAGGACTGGTTCCGAAGAAAACGTGAAGAAATCGATAAGATATTATCCACTTTGTTAGTCCATACAAATTGA
- a CDS encoding CFI-box-CTERM domain-containing protein: protein MRFGYRKPSFKKRIAARTSWKRALRAKYRAPKGYGWLTNPKKANRVYYRTTKKACYVATAVYGDVDAWQVVKLREYRDNVLRKTRGGRAFIYTYYLVSPHLVTLFKRIKPLNMATRKVLDKLIGRL, encoded by the coding sequence GTGAGATTTGGTTATCGCAAACCATCTTTTAAGAAACGAATTGCTGCCCGAACGTCTTGGAAACGGGCATTACGTGCAAAGTATCGCGCACCCAAAGGATATGGCTGGCTTACCAATCCGAAGAAAGCCAATCGGGTTTATTACCGGACGACAAAGAAAGCCTGCTACGTTGCCACGGCGGTTTACGGCGATGTGGATGCCTGGCAAGTGGTGAAGTTGCGCGAATATCGGGACAATGTGTTGCGAAAAACAAGGGGGGGACGAGCCTTTATATACACGTATTATCTCGTATCGCCCCATCTGGTTACCTTGTTCAAACGCATCAAACCGCTAAATATGGCAACTCGAAAAGTTTTGGATAAATTGATTGGGCGACTGTAA